One window from the genome of Methanobacterium formicicum encodes:
- the hjc gene encoding Holliday junction resolvase Hjc, whose product MSKTGSREERELVKMLWDADCAAMRAPASGGATKKPLPDIIAGNGKIYLAIEVKSSSKDRIYINSEKIEALCEFARIFGAQPYIGAKFTRKKWRFLTPELLHITPQNNYRVDLDLAFQKGMEFDEILGKDKQVKF is encoded by the coding sequence ATGAGTAAAACAGGATCCCGTGAAGAACGAGAACTGGTGAAAATGTTATGGGATGCTGATTGTGCAGCCATGCGCGCACCAGCATCAGGGGGAGCAACCAAAAAACCACTCCCCGATATCATAGCTGGTAATGGTAAAATTTACCTGGCCATAGAGGTTAAGTCCTCATCTAAAGACCGTATTTATATTAATTCTGAAAAGATCGAGGCTCTGTGTGAGTTTGCCCGAATATTCGGTGCCCAGCCCTACATCGGGGCCAAGTTCACCCGTAAAAAATGGCGTTTTTTAACCCCCGAACTTCTGCACATAACCCCCCAGAACAACTACCGGGTGGATCTGGACCTGGCTTTCCAGAAGGGAATGGAGTTTGATGAAATTTTAGGGAAAGATAAACAGGTTAAATTTTAA
- a CDS encoding AI-2E family transporter has product MIYKLKGTLTSALFVMAVLLALSLVILTPMLSMIILAAVFAYVVRPIAQRLQPFLRFQSLAILVAMVVVILPLIFVVLYCIHSLIESAPALINAASAANLGNATLDSLQSSPQYLPSSLLPYLGSASGVVETVFSDVLRGVASYLVDFVQSIPNLALELFVFFAATFYLARDGDRLWSYAKMAVPQERKGFFQNLVRETDNVLKSIFYGHFLTAMLVGVISGIGFYLLGYPYALFLGILTGFTQVVPFIGHWPTYTVLALYDLFAGNYIRMVVVILLSIALSVLDMYVRPQISGRYADIHPMIFLLGFICGPLLMGLVGFIIGPLILGVAYAALLAYKNSRETMDPHENKAETEGNKT; this is encoded by the coding sequence ATGATTTATAAGTTAAAGGGAACCCTCACTTCGGCCCTGTTTGTGATGGCGGTTCTTCTGGCATTGTCCCTGGTGATTCTCACCCCTATGCTCAGTATGATTATACTGGCCGCTGTTTTTGCCTATGTTGTACGTCCCATAGCTCAGAGACTGCAACCATTCCTTCGTTTCCAGTCCCTGGCCATACTGGTGGCCATGGTAGTGGTGATACTTCCCCTAATATTTGTGGTGCTTTACTGTATACATTCCCTCATTGAATCGGCACCGGCACTTATAAACGCGGCCAGTGCCGCTAACCTGGGAAACGCAACGTTGGACTCCCTCCAGAGTTCACCCCAGTACCTCCCCAGCAGTCTGTTACCCTACCTGGGATCGGCATCGGGAGTGGTGGAAACCGTGTTCTCTGATGTTTTGAGGGGTGTGGCTTCCTACCTGGTGGACTTTGTGCAGTCCATCCCTAACCTGGCACTGGAACTCTTTGTCTTTTTTGCCGCTACTTTCTACCTGGCCCGGGATGGGGACCGTTTATGGTCCTATGCGAAAATGGCAGTTCCCCAGGAGAGGAAAGGATTTTTCCAGAACCTGGTCCGGGAAACAGATAACGTCCTTAAAAGCATCTTCTACGGACATTTCCTCACTGCCATGCTGGTGGGGGTTATCTCCGGCATAGGCTTTTACCTCCTGGGCTATCCCTATGCCCTGTTTCTGGGTATTCTAACCGGGTTCACCCAGGTGGTACCCTTCATTGGCCACTGGCCCACCTACACTGTCCTGGCCCTCTACGACCTGTTTGCTGGAAATTATATCCGGATGGTGGTGGTTATTCTGCTGAGCATAGCCCTCAGTGTGCTGGATATGTACGTTCGCCCCCAGATATCTGGTAGATACGCGGATATCCATCCTATGATCTTTCTCCTGGGATTCATCTGTGGCCCCCTGCTTATGGGCCTGGTGGGATTCATAATCGGACCTCTAATTTTAGGTGTGGCTTATGCTGCCCTCTTAGCCTACAAGAACTCCCGGGAAACAATGGACCCCCATGAAAATAAAGCTGAAACTGAAGGAAATAAGACCTGA
- a CDS encoding dihydroorotate dehydrogenase electron transfer subunit: MYRKEIKNIPQVLPINRIVEETPTVKTFYLPWEFEGESPGQFLMVWNFQDEKPMSISSLDPVNGEVGISVKMVGPFTQALHKLQENDKIGLRGPYGNGFEIAGSRVLAVGGGIGMAPVAAFTEEASRRGVQVDTITAATTKDEILFTQRLENAGARVFPTTDDGSHGFCGFATELAEKLIKEEDYDMVVSCGPEIMMKKLHLLTEENQIPAQFSLERYMKCALGICGQCCVDDVGWRICVEGPVFWGDQLRLIKEFGEYHRNASGIKEYF; encoded by the coding sequence ATGTACCGGAAAGAAATCAAAAATATCCCCCAGGTACTCCCCATTAACCGGATAGTAGAGGAAACACCCACGGTGAAAACCTTTTACCTGCCCTGGGAGTTTGAAGGAGAGAGTCCGGGTCAGTTCTTAATGGTCTGGAATTTCCAGGATGAAAAACCAATGTCCATCTCCAGTCTAGACCCGGTGAATGGTGAGGTGGGTATTTCCGTGAAAATGGTAGGACCCTTTACCCAGGCGCTCCACAAACTTCAGGAAAATGATAAAATAGGGTTAAGGGGGCCCTACGGGAATGGATTTGAAATTGCCGGTTCCCGGGTCCTGGCAGTGGGAGGCGGCATTGGTATGGCCCCGGTGGCTGCTTTCACTGAAGAAGCCAGTCGTAGAGGTGTTCAGGTGGATACTATTACTGCGGCCACCACTAAAGATGAAATACTCTTCACCCAACGTCTGGAAAATGCAGGAGCCCGTGTATTTCCCACCACTGATGATGGAAGCCATGGTTTCTGTGGTTTTGCCACGGAACTGGCGGAAAAACTTATCAAAGAAGAAGATTATGATATGGTGGTATCCTGTGGTCCAGAGATCATGATGAAGAAACTCCACCTCCTCACTGAAGAAAACCAGATACCGGCCCAGTTCTCCCTGGAACGCTACATGAAATGTGCCCTGGGGATCTGTGGCCAGTGCTGTGTGGATGATGTGGGCTGGAGGATCTGTGTGGAAGGCCCTGTATTCTGGGGAGACCAGCTCCGGTTGATAAAGGAATTCGGAGAATACCACCGCAATGCTTCGGGTATCAAGGAATACTTTTAA
- a CDS encoding dihydroorotate dehydrogenase, whose product MLEVEICRMKMKNPTVLAAGVLGSNASSLNWAARSGAGAVVTKSFGKEPNKGYPNPTTVEVEGGIINAIGLSNPGVETFQGELEKLEGRVPQIASIYGSTPQEFSEIAGKVENLVDALELNISCPHALEGCGASIGQDPDLTHSFVKAVKKTVKIPVIAKLTPNVTDIVEIAQAAERAGADALTLINSLGPGMRIDLETGHPILSNGFGGMSGPAIKPVALRCVYQVYQNVDIPLMGVGGVTNYRDVVEFIYAGASCVQIGTAVMYQGLEVFPEINQGLLKFMKEKNYQKVEEMVGLAHQGRVR is encoded by the coding sequence ATGCTGGAAGTGGAAATTTGCCGGATGAAAATGAAAAACCCCACTGTACTGGCGGCGGGTGTTCTGGGAAGCAATGCATCTTCCCTTAACTGGGCAGCCCGTAGTGGAGCCGGGGCAGTGGTAACCAAATCCTTTGGAAAAGAACCCAACAAGGGTTACCCCAACCCCACCACCGTGGAAGTGGAAGGGGGAATAATAAATGCCATAGGACTGTCCAACCCGGGAGTGGAAACATTCCAGGGGGAACTGGAAAAGCTGGAGGGGCGGGTGCCCCAGATAGCCTCCATATATGGTTCCACACCCCAAGAATTTAGTGAAATTGCCGGTAAGGTGGAAAACCTGGTGGATGCTCTGGAACTCAACATATCCTGTCCCCATGCCCTGGAAGGCTGTGGGGCATCAATAGGTCAGGATCCGGATTTAACCCACAGTTTCGTTAAAGCAGTTAAAAAAACAGTTAAAATTCCAGTGATTGCCAAGTTAACACCTAACGTCACGGATATAGTGGAGATTGCCCAGGCAGCAGAACGTGCCGGGGCTGACGCCCTGACCTTAATCAATTCCCTGGGTCCAGGGATGAGGATCGACCTGGAAACCGGTCATCCCATATTATCCAATGGTTTTGGAGGAATGTCCGGGCCAGCCATAAAACCAGTGGCCCTGCGCTGTGTATACCAGGTCTACCAGAACGTGGACATACCCCTAATGGGTGTGGGGGGAGTTACCAACTACAGGGATGTGGTGGAATTCATCTATGCCGGGGCAAGCTGTGTTCAAATTGGAACTGCGGTAATGTACCAGGGACTGGAAGTCTTCCCGGAGATAAACCAGGGCCTCCTGAAGTTCATGAAAGAAAAGAATTACCAGAAAGTGGAAGAAATGGTGGGGCTGGCCCACCAGGGGAGGGTGAGGTAA